From the genome of bacterium:
AGGCTGCCCGAGCCGTCCTCGGTCAGGGCGTCCAGCGGCAACGGCTTCTTCGTCGTCAAGAGCTCACGGCGGACGTCCTCGGAGAGAACCTGGGAGTAGGTCAGGTCGAGCTCGTCGGTGATGCCCTTGGCGAGCTTGAGGTTCAGGTGGTCGCCCTCCATCAGGAAGACCGCCGTGCGGCTGACGCCGAGCTGGCCGATGACGATGACCAGGAAGGTGTTCAACAGCTCGTGAACGGCGAATTGGCCGCTGAAATCACGGGCGGCCTGGAACATGGTCTTGAGCTCGAGGGTCTTGCGGGTGAGCTTTTTACCGGCAAGGGTCAGCTCCTCGTCCGCCTGCGTCAGCCGCTCCGAAGCAGCCGCCAGTTCACCGACTAAAGGCTCGACCGAGAGGTGGTAGAGGATGAACCAGTTGAGCTGGCGGCCCAGGAGGGCGAGGGCTTCGACCTCACCCTCGATGATGGGGCTGGGACCGAAACAGATGAACGCGTGGAGACCCTCGCCCGAGCGGATGCGGAGAATGCCCTGCGTGCCCGCCATCTGTAGCGTCTCAAGCTCCTCCGACGAGGGGAACGTACGGCGCCAGCGCGGGAAGAGGAGGAAGTCGCTCTTCGCGCCGCGCAGACGGTCCACGAAATCCCCGTCCACGGGCAGGCGAAAGCCCGGGCCGATGCCGATCCCCTGGCCCGCGACGACCAGGGGCGCGAAAAATCCGTCGCCCGTCTGGTTGAAGAGCGCCATCCACGGGATGCCGAAGACGTCAACGGCGGCGCTGAGGGCCAGCGCGATGGGCTGATCAGAGCTCCTGAGACGGACCAGGATGTCTGAAAACTCGAGCACGTCCTTGGGGGTGGCCAGGGAGCGAAGGGGGACCTCGATGGGGGACTCGGGCACCAGGACTTCGGACGTCGTGGGGGTCAGGTGGGAAAAATGGTCCAGGGCCTCGTCAACCGAGTCGTAAATTTTAAAGTAATCCAGAAGGTCCAGGGATTCCAGCACGCGACGGATGCGGGGGGGGATGAGCGCGAAAACGATGTCGCCGTCCGAGGCCCGGACCTCCTTGGCCACGGAGATAAAGGCGCCCACGCCCGCGCTGGAGATGAACTCGAGCTTATCGAGGATGAAGACGGTGTTGTACACACCCTCGCCCAGGCAGACCTCGAAGAGTTTCTGGATGTCCGTCGAGCCCTCGATGCCGAGCATGCCGGAAATTTCGTAGACGCGGACGCCGTCCGGGGTGGTGCGGTTGAGGGTTATGGAGAGCTCGTGCATGGCCGTGGGTGCCCCGGTTAATAGGAAACGAAATTACGTCCCCGGTAAAACGGACGTGGAGGGGTGGTTATCTTCTTTAATAGCCAATCACAAACCGTGCCAGCTCCGTAGAGGCGTGCCGAGGTGGTGAATCCACGAGCCGCCATCCGGATCGAAACCGCAAAACTACTGCGGGTCGGGGCTTTTCAAGGCGTAGGTCGCACCTTGAACCCCTTCTTCATCTCCAGAACGTTCAGGCCGTCCCGGTTGTAGAAGTTGACCTCGTCCATCAGGTTGTGGATCATCCAGAGGCCCAGCCCTCCGTCGGCCCCCCTGTCAATGAGCTCCCACACGTCGGGCGAGGTGCGACCTCCGGTGCGACCTCCGGTGCGACCCACGTCGTCGGGAGGCCGGAAGGGGGGTCCCGAATCGTAGATGAAGATGATTGCCGCGGATTCCTGTATCTCCAGCTCCACCTTGATGTCGAGCTTCGGGGAGTCTTTGTAGGCGTGCTCGATGACGTTGGCGCAGCCCTCGTAAACCGCCAGGGTTATGTCGTCGCGCACGGTTCCCGGTACGCCGTGCAGGGAAGCCACCCGGTTGACGAACCGCTTGATACCCGCCAGGGCCTCGAGGTCGGATTTCAACCGGATGCTGTACTTGTTGTGCTTCATCCTCGCCGGGTTCACGGGACCCCCGAAACCCGCGTTCGGAGGGTAATTACGGCCCTATCAGCAAGCAATGATAGGGCTTGGCGTAAAAAAAGTCAACGCAGCCGATTTTAAAGCTCACGCTCGATAACTATTTGATATACAACGAATTAGGCTCTATGAACCCCGGGGCGGGTGGGGCTTTATCCCTCTAAAAGGGCTGATGGAGCGGTTTTTTCGTAAATTTTTTCTTGACAAGCCTTGGAAAGCCTGTTTATAGTAGCTTCGTCGGTTGCAGAAAAGCGTAAACGCGCTTTAAACAACGCTTCACATGTAGTGACCCCCGGTTTCAGTTTAAACTGAGCCGGCAAGCAGAAGTTCCATAAAACGAGACAGGCGCGAAAGCGCCGCTACCCCAAGGGGGAAAAATGACCAAGCAAGACCTCATCGATCGCATCGCCAGCCAGACCGGACTCACCAAGCGCCAGGCTGGCCAGGCCCTCAATGCCGTTGTTGACGGCATCAAGGGCGCCATGAAGAAGGGCGAGCGCGTGACCCTCGTCGGCTTCGGCACCTTCTTCGTCGCCCAGCGGAAGTCCCGCACCGGCCGCAACCCGCGGACACAGCAGAAAATCAACATCCCGGCCCGCAAGGTTCCGAACTTCCGTGCCGGCAAAGAGCTCAAGCACCTGGTTCGGTAACGGGATAACCCGTTCGCAAAAAGGGCCCCCCAAAGGGGCCCTTTTTAAAGCGGAGATACACGGCTTCACCGACCGCATTCCACTTCTTCGTGAGAAGGATCCCCCGAAGGGGCCCCATTTTAACGGGTGTCGAGGATAAAGAAAAGCCCGCGAAGGTAGACCGAGACGGGTCCTCGAAGGGGCCCTTTTTAACGCTCAAGAAGCCCGCGAAAAATCCACGCCGCACCTCGTAGGCCGGAGATTACCATCCCCGCCGAATAAGACCGATCCACCAGTCGGCGCACAGGAACGTTATAGAACGGGCGGGTCAGGAGACCCGCCTCTACGTTAAAAAAACCACCCCAGGCCGGCCCCCGAAGTCCCCGTAGGTCGTACCTGCCCTACACCGGGTTCTCCGCCACCCGAGCTCGCGATACAGCGGCGGGTCGTTCGGCTGGTCGTTTACGCCAGAGCATGTCCACGAAGGCCTCGAGCCTCGTCTGCAATCCCGCCCGCCCCGTGGACTCGTCAATGTCCAGCGACAGCACCGCCATGCCGGTCTGGGCGCCGATGCGCGGCAGTATGCTCTTGGCAACAATCTCCGGGATGCAGGTGAACGGCGACAACTGTATGACGCCGTCGAAGCCTTCCCGCGCGTAAATGACGCTCTCTCCGACGCTCTCCCGCCCATCCCCCCCGACCCAGAACTCCAGGAACAGCCTCGACGCCCGGGCAATCCGGTGTTTGGTCCATCGCCGGTAGATTCCGCCCAGCAGCCACTTGGTGACGTAAAGGCTCCGGTGGACCTCGACGCCAAGGTAGCCCAGGGTCCGTTCTACGTCGCAGTTGGCGAAGGCGTCCAGGACGACGAAAATTTCCCCGACGATGCCGACGCGGAGCGGCTCGAAGTCGCGCCTGGTGGGCACGTGGTGGGAGAAGAAACGCCCTATACACTCCACCAGGTCGTCGTAGCGGTGGATGGTGGGTATCTTCGCTACGCGCGCGAGCGCCAGGGCCATGGCCTGGTCCGTCGAGCCGGGGTGGAGCTCGCGCGGACGGTAGAAATGGGACAGGCGCTCGATCTCCTCCACCACCTTGAGCAAGCGCCACGCATACACGGTCTGGGTAATCCGCTCCGCCCAGGTCATGCCCGGGCTCATCCGCTTGATGTTGGCGATGACGGGCGGCTCGAGGAGGTAGAGCTCCAGGGGGTGGCCGTGCTCGGCCAGTATCTGGCGGTGCAGCACGCCGTAGAGCCCGGCGCGGCAAGGGCCTCTGCCCCCCGAGGTGAAGATGGCCTGAATCTCGGGGTGCTGCGCCAGCGCCTGGAAGTACTGACCCGTGATTATCTTGAAGGGGAAGCAGACGAACTCGGGGCTGTAGCGCGTGCCCAGGGAGAGGGTGTGCTTGGTCGTGGGGGGCGGGATGAAGACCCGGTGCCCGAATCCCTCCAGAAAGCGCCGGTAGCCGAGGTGGCAGAGCCCCATGCGGGGGGTGGTGATGTTCATGCTCCCGCCAAACTGCGGCGAACTGCGCCGTCGGCTGCTATAATAGCCCCGGAAGCACCCCGATGTCTACCGGTTCCCGGGACTGCCCGCCCGGGGGTGCGGACAGGATGAGCGACTTGCAGCGTTCAATCGCAGTCTTCGCCCTACTCGCCCTTGCCGCATCCGCCTCCGGCGCGGGCACCGCCGTGTTCCCCCTCGACCCCGGCGAGTGGCTCTCCGGCGGTTTGGCGGCGTGGCTCGGCCGGGCGCTGGACGCCGCGGGGTACGGGGCGGAGATGGCGGACCCGACGATAGCGCCGGGCGACCTGGCGGGGATGAACCGGGCGGCCGCCGCGGGCGGCTTTGAGCGTCTCCTCGTCGTCAACTGCGGCTACCTCGGGGACCGGGTCACCGTCGAGCTCCTCCTCTTCGACACCGCCGGGGAAACGCTGGTCGGCTCCTGGCGGGGATTGATCAGTTACGACGCCCTCCAAAGAGAGCTACCCTCCGGCCTGAGGGCGATTTTCGGGGATATCCGCCTCCCCGAGGCCGAGGATCCCGCCACTTTCCTGGACGACCGCCGGGCGGACTTCACCGCCTCCCTCGGAGGGTGATGGAAGAGGTGCAGGCCAGGCTCTTCACCGACGGGGGGGCCCGGGGAAACCCCGGCCCCGCGGCCTACGGGCTCGTGCTCTACGATGCGGACGGAAACGAGCTTCTCCGTCGCGCGAAAGAGATAGGCCGCGCCACGAACAACGTCGCCGAGTACTCCGCCGTCATCGCCGGCCTGGAGCTCGCCCGCCGACTCGGGCTCACCGGGCTGGACGTTTACCTGGACGCCCAGCTCGTCGTCCGCCAGCTCACCGGCGAGTACAGGACGAAAGACCCCCGCCTCGCCGAGCTGAAGGCCCGGGCGCTCGCCCTCGCTCGGGAACTGACCCGAGTCCGCTTTCACTTCATCCCCCGGGAGAAGAACCGCCTCGCCGATTCCCTCGTCAACGCGGCCCTCGACGGCCGGGACCCCGACACCCTATGAGAAAAATCCTCCGAGCCGCGCCCCTCCTCCTCCCGCTGATAGTGTCCTGCGCCGCCGAGGAGCGGGACGGCTTCTTCGCCATGGACACCGTGGTGGAGCTCTGCGCCGTGGGCGGGGAGAGCGCCCTGGACGCGGCCCGACGAGCGGTGGAGGACGTGGAGGGCTGGGCCGACTGCTACGACCCCGAGGCGGAGTTGTACCGGCTCAACCTGTCGGCGGGCGGGGGACCGGTGCGGGTCTCTAAGGGTCTGGCGGAGGTCCTGGAGGTGTCACTCCGGGTCGCCGAGAAATCCGGCGGCGCCTTCGACCCCACCGTCCTGCCCCTCGTAGAAGCCTACGGGTTCAACGGGGAGAAACGGAGGGTGCCCGGCGACGAGGAAATTTCGAGGATACTCCCCCGCGTGGATTACCGGCGGGTCGGGCTCGCCGGGGACGGCGTGGATATTCCGGAAGGAGTCGCCCTGGACCTGGGCGGCGTAGCCAAGGGGTACGCCGCAGACCGGGCCCTTGAGGCGATGAAAGAAGCCGGCGCCGAGGCGGGACTGGTCAACATCGGCGGGGACATCGCCGTGTTCGGGGAAAGGGCCGGCGGCGGTTCGTGGACCATCGGGGTCCAGCACCCCCGTGCGCCGGGGGAGCTCTTCGCCGTCCTGGAGCTACAGAGCGGGGCGGTGGCCACCTCGGGGGATTACGAGCGCTACTTCATCGAGGACGGCGTGCGCTACCACCACATCCTCGATCCGAGGACGGGCCGGCCCGCGCGTGGGCTCGTCTCGGTGACCGTCACCGCGCCCGTGTGCGTCCTGGCCGACGCCTACGCCACCGCCGTGTTCGTCCTGGGGCCGGAGGAAGGGCTGAGGCTCCTGGAGGCCGACGACGACCTGGAGGGGCTGCTCATTTTCGCCAAGACCGACGGGGGGCTCGATTTCACCGTCACGGACGGTCTCGAGGGAAGGCTGGAGCTCCTGAGCGGTAAATAAAAAAGGGCTCCGAGAGCCCCGTCGTATAGTCCGCGCGCTAGAACCCGAAGAACTCCCGCATCTGACCGAGAATCGCCCGGCGGATGCGGTCCGTTTTTTCCTTATCCGCCATCGTTTTCTGCTCGTCCTGGGTGAGGTATTTCGACAGCAGGGCCAGGTTCTGGGTCACCCTCTCGCTGGCGGCCGCGGCCAATTGCGCGCTCACCTCGGGGTGTCCCTGCAGGATTTCCCTGAAGTCCTCCTTGCCCAGGGCGTAAACCTCGCTCTCCTCGGTGGCGACGACGGTGGCGGTCCTCGCCTCGCCCGTCAGCAGGCTCATCTCGCCGAAGAAGTTGCCCGGCCCCAGCTCGGCCACCTTGACCCCGAAGCGGTGCTTCGCCTTCGCTTTCTTTACGAAGACCTCGAACCGGCCGCTCCCGATGAGGTAGAAGGTGTCGCCCTGTTCCCCCTGCTCGATGACGACCTCCCTCCGGGCGAACATCAGGGTCTTGAAGGCTCGGGCCAGCGTATCGAACACTGCAGGCGAAAGAGGCGAGAAGAGCTCCACCTTGCGGAGCATCTCGATCCGGCGGTTGAGCGCCCGTCGAGCGCCCTCCTCCAGAACCCGCTCATCTACCTGGCGGAGGTAAACGTCGCGGATGGGGAAGGGAATCGTAATGCCCGCGCGCTTGAAAGCGTACCAGAGCCGGTTCATCACCTCGGCCCGCACGTTGCGCAACCTCGAGTAATCGAAGATGAAGAAACGGACCCGGTACTCGATGGAAAAGTCCTTGTAATCCATGAGATAGAGGCATTGCTGAGCCGGTTCGATCCCCTCCACGTCATCCAGCACTTCGTGGACGATGCGGCGGACCTTCTCGGGCGGGTCCTGGTAGCTGGTGCCGATGAGCAGATCGGCCACGTGCTTCGTCGTGGGGTGGGAGTAGTTGCACAGGTCCGTGGAGGCGACGACGCTGTTCGGCAGGATGACGTCGTCCCCGTCGAAGGTGCGGATGCGCACCTCGCGCCAGTTCATCTGCACCACCTGGCCCTCGAACTCCTTGAATGCCACCCAGTCGCCGATTTCGAAGGGCTTGCTGGCCTGGATGCTCATCCCGGCGAAGACGTTCCCCAGTGTGTCCTGGAGCGCCAGGCCCAAAACCAGGGAGAGCACCGCCGACGAGGCCAGGAGCGCCGAGAGGTCCAGGCTCGTCGCGGTCCCGACGACGGCCACGACCGCGACTATGTACGCGATTCCGCGGACGACCTGCTGGAACAGGGCGGGCATCGTCTTGCCCTGCTTTTTCTTCCGGCTACGCTCCAGGATGAAGTAGCTGAAGATGTTTATAACGAGGAAGGCCGCCGAGAGGCTGGCGATGGACGTGACCACGCTGTAGAACCAGCCTTTGGTCGCGTCCACCCAGACCAGGGCGCCCAGGACGCCTATGGACAGCATGAGGATGCGGAGGAAGAAGTTGTACCGACGGGCCAGACGCCAATCGGGCTTCCCCCTCTTGCGCATGATGCCCTTCACGCCGAGCATCACCAGGCCGTAGAGGATGAAGAGGCCGACGAGTAACACGGCGCCGACCAGGAAGGCCTCCCAATAACCCGGCAGGGCGGAGAGCCAGGCGAAGAGCTGGCTGATGGGCCCCAGCGCCTTGCCCACCTCCTCGGTGGCCTTCTCTATCTTCTCCTCGGTGTCGGGCTCGACCTCGGCGGCGTGGGTCTCGGCGCAGGTCCGGGCCTTCTCCTCGATCAGGGCGGGTAGCTCGGTCCCCTTGGGGTGGGGCAGCTTGAACCCGGCCTCCCGGAGCACCTCCTCCGCCTGTAATGGCGGCGCTTCCACCGGAGTCTGCGCCGCGGCGGGGAGGAGGAACACGAGCACTGCGATGAAGAGCATCCGTTTCAAATCAACATCCCATTCATCCCGGGCGATTTTAACACATGTGCGTCAGGTAACCTCCGGGCATAGATGACCACAGGTCCCGAACCACCCCGGCGGACCCGGGACTTAACCGCCCTCCGGGCGGTACTTCGCGACCCAGGCGGTGAGGCGGTCAACGAAGCTGTGCAGGTTGACCAGGCTGTTGGCGAAGCTGAAACGGATGTAGCCCTCGCCGGCGGCGCCGAAGGCGGTACCGTGGAGCGCGGCGATGTGGGCCTCGTTGAGAAGGCGGTCGTTAATTTCCTTGGACGGCATCCCCAGGCTCGAGAGGTCGGCGAAGGCGTAGAAGGCGCCCTTGGGCTCGCTTACCTTGAGGCAGTCGAGCCGGCGCAGGGCGGGGATGAGGTATGCTCGGCGCGCGGTGAATTCCCGGCGCATCCGCTCCACGGCGTTCCAGCTCTCGGGGTTCTTTATCGCCTCCAGCGCCCCGTACTGGTTGAAGGTGCAGGTGCAGGAGTTGGAGTTGGTGGTCAGGGTCGCCAGCTTCTTGGCCAGGGATTCGGGGACGACGCCGTACCCCAGGCGCCAGCCGGTCATGGCGAAGGTCTTGCTCCAGCCGTCCACCATTATCAGGCGGGGCTTGAGGGCGGGAGAGGCGAGCGCCGAGACGTGGGGCTCGTCGTAGACGATGGAGGAGTACACCTCGTCGGAGAGGACCCAGAACCCGTACTTCTCGGACAATTCGGCGATCCGGGAGTAATCCTCCGCGGCGAACATCCCGCCGGTGGGGTTGTGGGGGCTGTTGGTGACGAGTATCCGGATTTTGTCGGAGGCCGCTTTGTCGGCGAGCCAGTCCAGGTCGGGCCGGAACCCCGTCTCCGGGAGGAGGGGGTAGGTCTCTATCCGCGCTCCGACTATCATTGCCGCAGCCTCGTAGGCCGGGAAGTTGATGTCGGGGATGAGCACAAGCTCCCCGGGGTTGACCAGCGCCTGGATACTGAAGAAGATGAGCGGCTTGGCCCCGGGGGCGATGACGACCTCGGCGGGGCGCACGGGGGTGTGGTACGCGCCGGTGACGTGCTCGGCCACCGCCTCGCGCAGGGCCGGCAGGCCGGCGCTGGGGGCGTAGTGGGTCTGTCCGGCGTCCAGGGCGCTCTTGGCGGCGGAGATGATGTTCGGCGGCGTGGGGAAATCGGGCTCCCCCACCTCCAGGTGCACCACGTCAATCCCCCGGGACTCCAGGGCCATGGCCTTCTGCTTTATCTCGAAGCCGGTCTCACGACCGAAGCCGGTCAGGCGGTCGGCGAAACGGATGTCATCTGCGGCCACGTTCTCTCCTTTATTTGATTTCAAAGTCCCCGGCGCTGGCGGAGCGCCTCGAAGGCGGCCACCCCGAAGGCCACGCTGGCGTTGAGCGACTCCACCTCGCCGAAGAGCGG
Proteins encoded in this window:
- a CDS encoding CoA protein activase; amino-acid sequence: MNITTPRMGLCHLGYRRFLEGFGHRVFIPPPTTKHTLSLGTRYSPEFVCFPFKIITGQYFQALAQHPEIQAIFTSGGRGPCRAGLYGVLHRQILAEHGHPLELYLLEPPVIANIKRMSPGMTWAERITQTVYAWRLLKVVEEIERLSHFYRPRELHPGSTDQAMALALARVAKIPTIHRYDDLVECIGRFFSHHVPTRRDFEPLRVGIVGEIFVVLDAFANCDVERTLGYLGVEVHRSLYVTKWLLGGIYRRWTKHRIARASRLFLEFWVGGDGRESVGESVIYAREGFDGVIQLSPFTCIPEIVAKSILPRIGAQTGMAVLSLDIDESTGRAGLQTRLEAFVDMLWRKRPAERPAAVSRARVAENPV
- a CDS encoding FAD:protein FMN transferase translates to MRKILRAAPLLLPLIVSCAAEERDGFFAMDTVVELCAVGGESALDAARRAVEDVEGWADCYDPEAELYRLNLSAGGGPVRVSKGLAEVLEVSLRVAEKSGGAFDPTVLPLVEAYGFNGEKRRVPGDEEISRILPRVDYRRVGLAGDGVDIPEGVALDLGGVAKGYAADRALEAMKEAGAEAGLVNIGGDIAVFGERAGGGSWTIGVQHPRAPGELFAVLELQSGAVATSGDYERYFIEDGVRYHHILDPRTGRPARGLVSVTVTAPVCVLADAYATAVFVLGPEEGLRLLEADDDLEGLLIFAKTDGGLDFTVTDGLEGRLELLSGK
- a CDS encoding ribonuclease HI family protein — translated: MEEVQARLFTDGGARGNPGPAAYGLVLYDADGNELLRRAKEIGRATNNVAEYSAVIAGLELARRLGLTGLDVYLDAQLVVRQLTGEYRTKDPRLAELKARALALARELTRVRFHFIPREKNRLADSLVNAALDGRDPDTL
- a CDS encoding HD domain-containing phosphohydrolase, whose amino-acid sequence is MHELSITLNRTTPDGVRVYEISGMLGIEGSTDIQKLFEVCLGEGVYNTVFILDKLEFISSAGVGAFISVAKEVRASDGDIVFALIPPRIRRVLESLDLLDYFKIYDSVDEALDHFSHLTPTTSEVLVPESPIEVPLRSLATPKDVLEFSDILVRLRSSDQPIALALSAAVDVFGIPWMALFNQTGDGFFAPLVVAGQGIGIGPGFRLPVDGDFVDRLRGAKSDFLLFPRWRRTFPSSEELETLQMAGTQGILRIRSGEGLHAFICFGPSPIIEGEVEALALLGRQLNWFILYHLSVEPLVGELAAASERLTQADEELTLAGKKLTRKTLELKTMFQAARDFSGQFAVHELLNTFLVIVIGQLGVSRTAVFLMEGDHLNLKLAKGITDELDLTYSQVLSEDVRRELLTTKKPLPLDALTEDGSGSLKQKLTELGFTMVCGLVSTREFLGILALGPKVGQLDYDAEDLHLIWSLSKQVSVHLENARLFQRLHKHDRDTVGRLIAAIDSRDPYTRGHSERVSRYVAKLAQMMDLPRQEIHQIVYGAILHDVGMIATLADATIQDTVQLSEEEQRQVEAHPEVGADILKLLGFDEECIKTVRQHHERWDGKGYTLGLAGEEVYVGARLVAVADSYDAMISGRRYQQPKTARSALAELEAEAGSRYDPKVVSLFVRLITAKHGDEV
- a CDS encoding HU family DNA-binding protein, which codes for MTKQDLIDRIASQTGLTKRQAGQALNAVVDGIKGAMKKGERVTLVGFGTFFVAQRKSRTGRNPRTQQKINIPARKVPNFRAGKELKHLVR
- a CDS encoding pyridoxal phosphate-dependent aminotransferase — its product is MAADDIRFADRLTGFGRETGFEIKQKAMALESRGIDVVHLEVGEPDFPTPPNIISAAKSALDAGQTHYAPSAGLPALREAVAEHVTGAYHTPVRPAEVVIAPGAKPLIFFSIQALVNPGELVLIPDINFPAYEAAAMIVGARIETYPLLPETGFRPDLDWLADKAASDKIRILVTNSPHNPTGGMFAAEDYSRIAELSEKYGFWVLSDEVYSSIVYDEPHVSALASPALKPRLIMVDGWSKTFAMTGWRLGYGVVPESLAKKLATLTTNSNSCTCTFNQYGALEAIKNPESWNAVERMRREFTARRAYLIPALRRLDCLKVSEPKGAFYAFADLSSLGMPSKEINDRLLNEAHIAALHGTAFGAAGEGYIRFSFANSLVNLHSFVDRLTAWVAKYRPEGG
- a CDS encoding ATP-binding protein, with amino-acid sequence MNPARMKHNKYSIRLKSDLEALAGIKRFVNRVASLHGVPGTVRDDITLAVYEGCANVIEHAYKDSPKLDIKVELEIQESAAIIFIYDSGPPFRPPDDVGRTGGRTGGRTSPDVWELIDRGADGGLGLWMIHNLMDEVNFYNRDGLNVLEMKKGFKVRPTP
- a CDS encoding mechanosensitive ion channel family protein, whose amino-acid sequence is MLFIAVLVFLLPAAAQTPVEAPPLQAEEVLREAGFKLPHPKGTELPALIEEKARTCAETHAAEVEPDTEEKIEKATEEVGKALGPISQLFAWLSALPGYWEAFLVGAVLLVGLFILYGLVMLGVKGIMRKRGKPDWRLARRYNFFLRILMLSIGVLGALVWVDATKGWFYSVVTSIASLSAAFLVINIFSYFILERSRKKKQGKTMPALFQQVVRGIAYIVAVVAVVGTATSLDLSALLASSAVLSLVLGLALQDTLGNVFAGMSIQASKPFEIGDWVAFKEFEGQVVQMNWREVRIRTFDGDDVILPNSVVASTDLCNYSHPTTKHVADLLIGTSYQDPPEKVRRIVHEVLDDVEGIEPAQQCLYLMDYKDFSIEYRVRFFIFDYSRLRNVRAEVMNRLWYAFKRAGITIPFPIRDVYLRQVDERVLEEGARRALNRRIEMLRKVELFSPLSPAVFDTLARAFKTLMFARREVVIEQGEQGDTFYLIGSGRFEVFVKKAKAKHRFGVKVAELGPGNFFGEMSLLTGEARTATVVATEESEVYALGKEDFREILQGHPEVSAQLAAAASERVTQNLALLSKYLTQDEQKTMADKEKTDRIRRAILGQMREFFGF